In Dasypus novemcinctus isolate mDasNov1 chromosome 10, mDasNov1.1.hap2, whole genome shotgun sequence, one DNA window encodes the following:
- the BSCL2 gene encoding seipin isoform X6: MPKEMADPREEEEAGEEEEPPTASSHGQHWHPGGRAARNPRPEPGARPPALPAMVNDPPVPALLWAQEVGHVLAGRARKLLLQFGVLFCTILLLLWVSIFLYGSFYYSYMPTVSHLSPVHFYYRTDCDSSTSSLCSFPVANVSLAKGGRDRVLMYGQPYRVTLELELPESPVNQDLGMFLVTISCYTRGGRIISTSSRSVMLHYRSDLLQMLDTLVFSSLLLFGFTEQKQLLEVELYSDYRENSYVPTAGAIIEIHSKRIQMYGAYLRIHAHFTGLRYLLYNFPMTCAFIGVASNFTFLSVIVLFSYMQWVWGAIWPRHRFSLQVNIRKRDSSRKEGQRRLSTHQPGSQGQEELTQQSDVAEDGEGPEDPSGPEGQLSEEEKPEQQSLSGEEEQEPEASDGSGSWEDAALLTEANLPAPAPETLGSSEPLVGPVRQRPTCSSS, from the exons ATGCCTAAAGAGATGGCAGACCCAAGAGAAGAGGAGGAAGCCGGAGAAGAAGAG GAACCACCAACTGCCTCATCCCATGGCCAGCACTGGCATCCAGGTGGCAGAGCAGCTAGGAACCCAAGGCCTGAACCTGGGGCCAGaccccctgccctcccagccATGGTCAACGACCCACCAGTCCCTGCCTTACTGTGGGCCCAGGAGGTGGGCCACGTCTTGGCAGGCCGGGCCCGCAAGCTGCTGCTGCAGTTTGGGGTGCTCTTCTGCACCATCCTCCTCCTGCTCTGGGTGTCTATCTTTCTTTATGGCTCCTTCTACTATTCCTACATGCCGACAGTCAGCCACCTCAGCCCAGTGCATTTCTACTACAG GACCGACTGCGACTCCTCCACCTCCTCACTCTGCTCCTTCCCTGTTGCCAATGTTTCGCTGGCTAAGGGTGGACGTGATCGG GTGCTGATGTATGGACAGCCATATCGAGTTACCTTAGAGCTTGAGCTGCCAGAGTCCCCTGTGAATCAGGATTTGGGCATGTTCTTGGTCACCATTTCATGCTACACCAGAGGCGGCCGAATCATCTCCACTTCTTCACGCTCA GTGATGCTGCATTACCGCTCTGACCTGCTCCAGATGCTTGACACGCTGGTCTTCTCTAGCCTCCTGCTTTTTGGCTTTACAGAGCAGAAGCAGCTCCTGGAGGTAGAGCTGTACTCGGATTATAGAGAGAACTCG TATGTGCCGACAGCCGGAGCAATTATTGAGATCCACAGCAAGCGCATCCAGATGTACGGCGCTTACCTCCGCATCCATGCCCACTTCACTGGGCTCAG GTACCTGCTGTACAACTTCCCGATGACCTGCGCCTTCATAGGTGTTGCCAGCAACTTCACCTTCCTCAGTGTCATCGTGCTCTTCAGCTACATGCAGTGGGTGTGGGGAGCCATCTGGCCCCGACACCGCTTCTCTTTGCAG GTTAATATCCGAAAACGAGACAGTTCCCGAAAAGAAGGCCAACGGAGGCTCTCCACCCATCAGCCAG GGTCCCAAGGCCAGGAGGAGCTGACGCAGCAATCAGATGTTGCAGAGGACGGGGAGGGTCCTGAAGACCCCTCAGGGCCAG AGGGTCAGCTGTCTGAGGAGGAGAAGCCAGAGCAGCAGTCCCTGAGTGGGGAGGAAGAGCAGGAGCCGGAGGCCAGTGATG GTTCAGGCTCCTGGGAAGATGCAGCTCTGCTGACAGAGGCCAacctgcctgcccctgccccggaGACGCTGGGCAGCTCTGAGCCCTTGGTGGGCCCTGTCCGGCAGCGCCCCACCTGCTCCAGTTCCTGA
- the BSCL2 gene encoding seipin isoform X2 has protein sequence MPKEMADPREEEEAGEEEVCRDPIKGSDKEEEPPTASSHGQHWHPGGRAARNPRPEPGARPPALPAMVNDPPVPALLWAQEVGHVLAGRARKLLLQFGVLFCTILLLLWVSIFLYGSFYYSYMPTVSHLSPVHFYYRTDCDSSTSSLCSFPVANVSLAKGGRDRVLMYGQPYRVTLELELPESPVNQDLGMFLVTISCYTRGGRIISTSSRSVMLHYRSDLLQMLDTLVFSSLLLFGFTEQKQLLEVELYSDYRENSYVPTAGAIIEIHSKRIQMYGAYLRIHAHFTGLRYLLYNFPMTCAFIGVASNFTFLSVIVLFSYMQWVWGAIWPRHRFSLQVNIRKRDSSRKEGQRRLSTHQPGSQGQEELTQQSDVAEDGEGPEDPSGPEGQLSEEEKPEQQSLSGEEEQEPEASDGSGSWEDAALLTEANLPAPAPETLGSSEPLVGPVRQRPTCSSS, from the exons ATGCCTAAAGAGATGGCAGACCCAAGAGAAGAGGAGGAAGCCGGAGAAGAAGAGGTGTGCAGAGACCCGATCAAAGGATCAGACAAAGAGGAG GAACCACCAACTGCCTCATCCCATGGCCAGCACTGGCATCCAGGTGGCAGAGCAGCTAGGAACCCAAGGCCTGAACCTGGGGCCAGaccccctgccctcccagccATGGTCAACGACCCACCAGTCCCTGCCTTACTGTGGGCCCAGGAGGTGGGCCACGTCTTGGCAGGCCGGGCCCGCAAGCTGCTGCTGCAGTTTGGGGTGCTCTTCTGCACCATCCTCCTCCTGCTCTGGGTGTCTATCTTTCTTTATGGCTCCTTCTACTATTCCTACATGCCGACAGTCAGCCACCTCAGCCCAGTGCATTTCTACTACAG GACCGACTGCGACTCCTCCACCTCCTCACTCTGCTCCTTCCCTGTTGCCAATGTTTCGCTGGCTAAGGGTGGACGTGATCGG GTGCTGATGTATGGACAGCCATATCGAGTTACCTTAGAGCTTGAGCTGCCAGAGTCCCCTGTGAATCAGGATTTGGGCATGTTCTTGGTCACCATTTCATGCTACACCAGAGGCGGCCGAATCATCTCCACTTCTTCACGCTCA GTGATGCTGCATTACCGCTCTGACCTGCTCCAGATGCTTGACACGCTGGTCTTCTCTAGCCTCCTGCTTTTTGGCTTTACAGAGCAGAAGCAGCTCCTGGAGGTAGAGCTGTACTCGGATTATAGAGAGAACTCG TATGTGCCGACAGCCGGAGCAATTATTGAGATCCACAGCAAGCGCATCCAGATGTACGGCGCTTACCTCCGCATCCATGCCCACTTCACTGGGCTCAG GTACCTGCTGTACAACTTCCCGATGACCTGCGCCTTCATAGGTGTTGCCAGCAACTTCACCTTCCTCAGTGTCATCGTGCTCTTCAGCTACATGCAGTGGGTGTGGGGAGCCATCTGGCCCCGACACCGCTTCTCTTTGCAG GTTAATATCCGAAAACGAGACAGTTCCCGAAAAGAAGGCCAACGGAGGCTCTCCACCCATCAGCCAG GGTCCCAAGGCCAGGAGGAGCTGACGCAGCAATCAGATGTTGCAGAGGACGGGGAGGGTCCTGAAGACCCCTCAGGGCCAG AGGGTCAGCTGTCTGAGGAGGAGAAGCCAGAGCAGCAGTCCCTGAGTGGGGAGGAAGAGCAGGAGCCGGAGGCCAGTGATG GTTCAGGCTCCTGGGAAGATGCAGCTCTGCTGACAGAGGCCAacctgcctgcccctgccccggaGACGCTGGGCAGCTCTGAGCCCTTGGTGGGCCCTGTCCGGCAGCGCCCCACCTGCTCCAGTTCCTGA
- the GNG3 gene encoding guanine nucleotide-binding protein G(I)/G(S)/G(O) subunit gamma-3, which produces MKGETPVNSNMSIGQARKMVEQLKIEASLCRIKVSKAAADLMTYCDAHACEDPLITPVPTSENPFREKKFFCALL; this is translated from the exons ATGAAAGGGGAGACCCCCGTGAACAGCAATATGAGCATTGGGCAAGCTCGCAAGATGGTGGAACAACTTAAGATTGAAGCCAGCTTGTGCCGGATAAAG GTGTCCAAGGCGGCAGCAGACCTGATGACTTACTGTGACGCCCACGCCTGTGAGGACCCCCTTATCACCCCCGTGCCCACCTCGGAGAACCCCTTTCGGGAGAAGAAGTTCTTCTGTGCCCTCCTCTGA
- the BSCL2 gene encoding seipin isoform X4 has translation MPKEMADPREEEEAGEEEVCRDPIKGSDKEEEPPTASSHGQHWHPGGRAARNPRPEPGARPPALPAMVNDPPVPALLWAQEVGHVLAGRARKLLLQFGVLFCTILLLLWVSIFLYGSFYYSYMPTVSHLSPVHFYYRTDCDSSTSSLCSFPVANVSLAKGGRDRVLMYGQPYRVTLELELPESPVNQDLGMFLVTISCYTRGGRIISTSSRSVMLHYRSDLLQMLDTLVFSSLLLFGFTEQKQLLEVELYSDYRENSYVPTAGAIIEIHSKRIQMYGAYLRIHAHFTGLRYLLYNFPMTCAFIGVASNFTFLSVIVLFSYMQWVWGAIWPRHRFSLQVNIRKRDSSRKEGQRRLSTHQPGSQGQEELTQQSDVAEDGEGPEDPSGPEGQLSEEEKPEQQSLSGEEEQEPEASDGSWEDAALLTEANLPAPAPETLGSSEPLVGPVRQRPTCSSS, from the exons ATGCCTAAAGAGATGGCAGACCCAAGAGAAGAGGAGGAAGCCGGAGAAGAAGAGGTGTGCAGAGACCCGATCAAAGGATCAGACAAAGAGGAG GAACCACCAACTGCCTCATCCCATGGCCAGCACTGGCATCCAGGTGGCAGAGCAGCTAGGAACCCAAGGCCTGAACCTGGGGCCAGaccccctgccctcccagccATGGTCAACGACCCACCAGTCCCTGCCTTACTGTGGGCCCAGGAGGTGGGCCACGTCTTGGCAGGCCGGGCCCGCAAGCTGCTGCTGCAGTTTGGGGTGCTCTTCTGCACCATCCTCCTCCTGCTCTGGGTGTCTATCTTTCTTTATGGCTCCTTCTACTATTCCTACATGCCGACAGTCAGCCACCTCAGCCCAGTGCATTTCTACTACAG GACCGACTGCGACTCCTCCACCTCCTCACTCTGCTCCTTCCCTGTTGCCAATGTTTCGCTGGCTAAGGGTGGACGTGATCGG GTGCTGATGTATGGACAGCCATATCGAGTTACCTTAGAGCTTGAGCTGCCAGAGTCCCCTGTGAATCAGGATTTGGGCATGTTCTTGGTCACCATTTCATGCTACACCAGAGGCGGCCGAATCATCTCCACTTCTTCACGCTCA GTGATGCTGCATTACCGCTCTGACCTGCTCCAGATGCTTGACACGCTGGTCTTCTCTAGCCTCCTGCTTTTTGGCTTTACAGAGCAGAAGCAGCTCCTGGAGGTAGAGCTGTACTCGGATTATAGAGAGAACTCG TATGTGCCGACAGCCGGAGCAATTATTGAGATCCACAGCAAGCGCATCCAGATGTACGGCGCTTACCTCCGCATCCATGCCCACTTCACTGGGCTCAG GTACCTGCTGTACAACTTCCCGATGACCTGCGCCTTCATAGGTGTTGCCAGCAACTTCACCTTCCTCAGTGTCATCGTGCTCTTCAGCTACATGCAGTGGGTGTGGGGAGCCATCTGGCCCCGACACCGCTTCTCTTTGCAG GTTAATATCCGAAAACGAGACAGTTCCCGAAAAGAAGGCCAACGGAGGCTCTCCACCCATCAGCCAG GGTCCCAAGGCCAGGAGGAGCTGACGCAGCAATCAGATGTTGCAGAGGACGGGGAGGGTCCTGAAGACCCCTCAGGGCCAG AGGGTCAGCTGTCTGAGGAGGAGAAGCCAGAGCAGCAGTCCCTGAGTGGGGAGGAAGAGCAGGAGCCGGAGGCCAGTGATG GCTCCTGGGAAGATGCAGCTCTGCTGACAGAGGCCAacctgcctgcccctgccccggaGACGCTGGGCAGCTCTGAGCCCTTGGTGGGCCCTGTCCGGCAGCGCCCCACCTGCTCCAGTTCCTGA
- the BSCL2 gene encoding seipin isoform X8, with translation MVNDPPVPALLWAQEVGHVLAGRARKLLLQFGVLFCTILLLLWVSIFLYGSFYYSYMPTVSHLSPVHFYYRTDCDSSTSSLCSFPVANVSLAKGGRDRVLMYGQPYRVTLELELPESPVNQDLGMFLVTISCYTRGGRIISTSSRSVMLHYRSDLLQMLDTLVFSSLLLFGFTEQKQLLEVELYSDYRENSYVPTAGAIIEIHSKRIQMYGAYLRIHAHFTGLRYLLYNFPMTCAFIGVASNFTFLSVIVLFSYMQWVWGAIWPRHRFSLQVNIRKRDSSRKEGQRRLSTHQPGAGSQGQEELTQQSDVAEDGEGPEDPSGPEGQLSEEEKPEQQSLSGEEEQEPEASDGSGSWEDAALLTEANLPAPAPETLGSSEPLVGPVRQRPTCSSS, from the exons ATGGTCAACGACCCACCAGTCCCTGCCTTACTGTGGGCCCAGGAGGTGGGCCACGTCTTGGCAGGCCGGGCCCGCAAGCTGCTGCTGCAGTTTGGGGTGCTCTTCTGCACCATCCTCCTCCTGCTCTGGGTGTCTATCTTTCTTTATGGCTCCTTCTACTATTCCTACATGCCGACAGTCAGCCACCTCAGCCCAGTGCATTTCTACTACAG GACCGACTGCGACTCCTCCACCTCCTCACTCTGCTCCTTCCCTGTTGCCAATGTTTCGCTGGCTAAGGGTGGACGTGATCGG GTGCTGATGTATGGACAGCCATATCGAGTTACCTTAGAGCTTGAGCTGCCAGAGTCCCCTGTGAATCAGGATTTGGGCATGTTCTTGGTCACCATTTCATGCTACACCAGAGGCGGCCGAATCATCTCCACTTCTTCACGCTCA GTGATGCTGCATTACCGCTCTGACCTGCTCCAGATGCTTGACACGCTGGTCTTCTCTAGCCTCCTGCTTTTTGGCTTTACAGAGCAGAAGCAGCTCCTGGAGGTAGAGCTGTACTCGGATTATAGAGAGAACTCG TATGTGCCGACAGCCGGAGCAATTATTGAGATCCACAGCAAGCGCATCCAGATGTACGGCGCTTACCTCCGCATCCATGCCCACTTCACTGGGCTCAG GTACCTGCTGTACAACTTCCCGATGACCTGCGCCTTCATAGGTGTTGCCAGCAACTTCACCTTCCTCAGTGTCATCGTGCTCTTCAGCTACATGCAGTGGGTGTGGGGAGCCATCTGGCCCCGACACCGCTTCTCTTTGCAG GTTAATATCCGAAAACGAGACAGTTCCCGAAAAGAAGGCCAACGGAGGCTCTCCACCCATCAGCCAG GTGCAGGGTCCCAAGGCCAGGAGGAGCTGACGCAGCAATCAGATGTTGCAGAGGACGGGGAGGGTCCTGAAGACCCCTCAGGGCCAG AGGGTCAGCTGTCTGAGGAGGAGAAGCCAGAGCAGCAGTCCCTGAGTGGGGAGGAAGAGCAGGAGCCGGAGGCCAGTGATG GTTCAGGCTCCTGGGAAGATGCAGCTCTGCTGACAGAGGCCAacctgcctgcccctgccccggaGACGCTGGGCAGCTCTGAGCCCTTGGTGGGCCCTGTCCGGCAGCGCCCCACCTGCTCCAGTTCCTGA
- the BSCL2 gene encoding seipin isoform X1, giving the protein MPKEMADPREEEEAGEEEVCRDPIKGSDKEEEPPTASSHGQHWHPGGRAARNPRPEPGARPPALPAMVNDPPVPALLWAQEVGHVLAGRARKLLLQFGVLFCTILLLLWVSIFLYGSFYYSYMPTVSHLSPVHFYYRTDCDSSTSSLCSFPVANVSLAKGGRDRVLMYGQPYRVTLELELPESPVNQDLGMFLVTISCYTRGGRIISTSSRSVMLHYRSDLLQMLDTLVFSSLLLFGFTEQKQLLEVELYSDYRENSYVPTAGAIIEIHSKRIQMYGAYLRIHAHFTGLRYLLYNFPMTCAFIGVASNFTFLSVIVLFSYMQWVWGAIWPRHRFSLQVNIRKRDSSRKEGQRRLSTHQPGAGSQGQEELTQQSDVAEDGEGPEDPSGPEGQLSEEEKPEQQSLSGEEEQEPEASDGSGSWEDAALLTEANLPAPAPETLGSSEPLVGPVRQRPTCSSS; this is encoded by the exons ATGCCTAAAGAGATGGCAGACCCAAGAGAAGAGGAGGAAGCCGGAGAAGAAGAGGTGTGCAGAGACCCGATCAAAGGATCAGACAAAGAGGAG GAACCACCAACTGCCTCATCCCATGGCCAGCACTGGCATCCAGGTGGCAGAGCAGCTAGGAACCCAAGGCCTGAACCTGGGGCCAGaccccctgccctcccagccATGGTCAACGACCCACCAGTCCCTGCCTTACTGTGGGCCCAGGAGGTGGGCCACGTCTTGGCAGGCCGGGCCCGCAAGCTGCTGCTGCAGTTTGGGGTGCTCTTCTGCACCATCCTCCTCCTGCTCTGGGTGTCTATCTTTCTTTATGGCTCCTTCTACTATTCCTACATGCCGACAGTCAGCCACCTCAGCCCAGTGCATTTCTACTACAG GACCGACTGCGACTCCTCCACCTCCTCACTCTGCTCCTTCCCTGTTGCCAATGTTTCGCTGGCTAAGGGTGGACGTGATCGG GTGCTGATGTATGGACAGCCATATCGAGTTACCTTAGAGCTTGAGCTGCCAGAGTCCCCTGTGAATCAGGATTTGGGCATGTTCTTGGTCACCATTTCATGCTACACCAGAGGCGGCCGAATCATCTCCACTTCTTCACGCTCA GTGATGCTGCATTACCGCTCTGACCTGCTCCAGATGCTTGACACGCTGGTCTTCTCTAGCCTCCTGCTTTTTGGCTTTACAGAGCAGAAGCAGCTCCTGGAGGTAGAGCTGTACTCGGATTATAGAGAGAACTCG TATGTGCCGACAGCCGGAGCAATTATTGAGATCCACAGCAAGCGCATCCAGATGTACGGCGCTTACCTCCGCATCCATGCCCACTTCACTGGGCTCAG GTACCTGCTGTACAACTTCCCGATGACCTGCGCCTTCATAGGTGTTGCCAGCAACTTCACCTTCCTCAGTGTCATCGTGCTCTTCAGCTACATGCAGTGGGTGTGGGGAGCCATCTGGCCCCGACACCGCTTCTCTTTGCAG GTTAATATCCGAAAACGAGACAGTTCCCGAAAAGAAGGCCAACGGAGGCTCTCCACCCATCAGCCAG GTGCAGGGTCCCAAGGCCAGGAGGAGCTGACGCAGCAATCAGATGTTGCAGAGGACGGGGAGGGTCCTGAAGACCCCTCAGGGCCAG AGGGTCAGCTGTCTGAGGAGGAGAAGCCAGAGCAGCAGTCCCTGAGTGGGGAGGAAGAGCAGGAGCCGGAGGCCAGTGATG GTTCAGGCTCCTGGGAAGATGCAGCTCTGCTGACAGAGGCCAacctgcctgcccctgccccggaGACGCTGGGCAGCTCTGAGCCCTTGGTGGGCCCTGTCCGGCAGCGCCCCACCTGCTCCAGTTCCTGA
- the BSCL2 gene encoding seipin isoform X5, whose amino-acid sequence MPKEMADPREEEEAGEEEEPPTASSHGQHWHPGGRAARNPRPEPGARPPALPAMVNDPPVPALLWAQEVGHVLAGRARKLLLQFGVLFCTILLLLWVSIFLYGSFYYSYMPTVSHLSPVHFYYRTDCDSSTSSLCSFPVANVSLAKGGRDRVLMYGQPYRVTLELELPESPVNQDLGMFLVTISCYTRGGRIISTSSRSVMLHYRSDLLQMLDTLVFSSLLLFGFTEQKQLLEVELYSDYRENSYVPTAGAIIEIHSKRIQMYGAYLRIHAHFTGLRYLLYNFPMTCAFIGVASNFTFLSVIVLFSYMQWVWGAIWPRHRFSLQVNIRKRDSSRKEGQRRLSTHQPGAGSQGQEELTQQSDVAEDGEGPEDPSGPEGQLSEEEKPEQQSLSGEEEQEPEASDGSGSWEDAALLTEANLPAPAPETLGSSEPLVGPVRQRPTCSSS is encoded by the exons ATGCCTAAAGAGATGGCAGACCCAAGAGAAGAGGAGGAAGCCGGAGAAGAAGAG GAACCACCAACTGCCTCATCCCATGGCCAGCACTGGCATCCAGGTGGCAGAGCAGCTAGGAACCCAAGGCCTGAACCTGGGGCCAGaccccctgccctcccagccATGGTCAACGACCCACCAGTCCCTGCCTTACTGTGGGCCCAGGAGGTGGGCCACGTCTTGGCAGGCCGGGCCCGCAAGCTGCTGCTGCAGTTTGGGGTGCTCTTCTGCACCATCCTCCTCCTGCTCTGGGTGTCTATCTTTCTTTATGGCTCCTTCTACTATTCCTACATGCCGACAGTCAGCCACCTCAGCCCAGTGCATTTCTACTACAG GACCGACTGCGACTCCTCCACCTCCTCACTCTGCTCCTTCCCTGTTGCCAATGTTTCGCTGGCTAAGGGTGGACGTGATCGG GTGCTGATGTATGGACAGCCATATCGAGTTACCTTAGAGCTTGAGCTGCCAGAGTCCCCTGTGAATCAGGATTTGGGCATGTTCTTGGTCACCATTTCATGCTACACCAGAGGCGGCCGAATCATCTCCACTTCTTCACGCTCA GTGATGCTGCATTACCGCTCTGACCTGCTCCAGATGCTTGACACGCTGGTCTTCTCTAGCCTCCTGCTTTTTGGCTTTACAGAGCAGAAGCAGCTCCTGGAGGTAGAGCTGTACTCGGATTATAGAGAGAACTCG TATGTGCCGACAGCCGGAGCAATTATTGAGATCCACAGCAAGCGCATCCAGATGTACGGCGCTTACCTCCGCATCCATGCCCACTTCACTGGGCTCAG GTACCTGCTGTACAACTTCCCGATGACCTGCGCCTTCATAGGTGTTGCCAGCAACTTCACCTTCCTCAGTGTCATCGTGCTCTTCAGCTACATGCAGTGGGTGTGGGGAGCCATCTGGCCCCGACACCGCTTCTCTTTGCAG GTTAATATCCGAAAACGAGACAGTTCCCGAAAAGAAGGCCAACGGAGGCTCTCCACCCATCAGCCAG GTGCAGGGTCCCAAGGCCAGGAGGAGCTGACGCAGCAATCAGATGTTGCAGAGGACGGGGAGGGTCCTGAAGACCCCTCAGGGCCAG AGGGTCAGCTGTCTGAGGAGGAGAAGCCAGAGCAGCAGTCCCTGAGTGGGGAGGAAGAGCAGGAGCCGGAGGCCAGTGATG GTTCAGGCTCCTGGGAAGATGCAGCTCTGCTGACAGAGGCCAacctgcctgcccctgccccggaGACGCTGGGCAGCTCTGAGCCCTTGGTGGGCCCTGTCCGGCAGCGCCCCACCTGCTCCAGTTCCTGA
- the BSCL2 gene encoding seipin isoform X7 codes for MPKEMADPREEEEAGEEEVCRDPIKGSDKEEEPPTASSHGQHWHPGGRAARNPRPEPGARPPALPAMVNDPPVPALLWAQEVGHVLAGRARKLLLQFGVLFCTILLLLWVSIFLYGSFYYSYMPTVSHLSPVHFYYRTDCDSSTSSLCSFPVANVSLAKGGRDRVLMYGQPYRVTLELELPESPVNQDLGMFLVTISCYTRGGRIISTSSRSVMLHYRSDLLQMLDTLVFSSLLLFGFTEQKQLLEVELYSDYRENSYVPTAGAIIEIHSKRIQMYGAYLRIHAHFTGLRYLLYNFPMTCAFIGVASNFTFLSVIVLFSYMQWVWGAIWPRHRFSLQVNIRKRDSSRKEGQRRLSTHQPGSGSWEDAALLTEANLPAPAPETLGSSEPLVGPVRQRPTCSSS; via the exons ATGCCTAAAGAGATGGCAGACCCAAGAGAAGAGGAGGAAGCCGGAGAAGAAGAGGTGTGCAGAGACCCGATCAAAGGATCAGACAAAGAGGAG GAACCACCAACTGCCTCATCCCATGGCCAGCACTGGCATCCAGGTGGCAGAGCAGCTAGGAACCCAAGGCCTGAACCTGGGGCCAGaccccctgccctcccagccATGGTCAACGACCCACCAGTCCCTGCCTTACTGTGGGCCCAGGAGGTGGGCCACGTCTTGGCAGGCCGGGCCCGCAAGCTGCTGCTGCAGTTTGGGGTGCTCTTCTGCACCATCCTCCTCCTGCTCTGGGTGTCTATCTTTCTTTATGGCTCCTTCTACTATTCCTACATGCCGACAGTCAGCCACCTCAGCCCAGTGCATTTCTACTACAG GACCGACTGCGACTCCTCCACCTCCTCACTCTGCTCCTTCCCTGTTGCCAATGTTTCGCTGGCTAAGGGTGGACGTGATCGG GTGCTGATGTATGGACAGCCATATCGAGTTACCTTAGAGCTTGAGCTGCCAGAGTCCCCTGTGAATCAGGATTTGGGCATGTTCTTGGTCACCATTTCATGCTACACCAGAGGCGGCCGAATCATCTCCACTTCTTCACGCTCA GTGATGCTGCATTACCGCTCTGACCTGCTCCAGATGCTTGACACGCTGGTCTTCTCTAGCCTCCTGCTTTTTGGCTTTACAGAGCAGAAGCAGCTCCTGGAGGTAGAGCTGTACTCGGATTATAGAGAGAACTCG TATGTGCCGACAGCCGGAGCAATTATTGAGATCCACAGCAAGCGCATCCAGATGTACGGCGCTTACCTCCGCATCCATGCCCACTTCACTGGGCTCAG GTACCTGCTGTACAACTTCCCGATGACCTGCGCCTTCATAGGTGTTGCCAGCAACTTCACCTTCCTCAGTGTCATCGTGCTCTTCAGCTACATGCAGTGGGTGTGGGGAGCCATCTGGCCCCGACACCGCTTCTCTTTGCAG GTTAATATCCGAAAACGAGACAGTTCCCGAAAAGAAGGCCAACGGAGGCTCTCCACCCATCAGCCAG GTTCAGGCTCCTGGGAAGATGCAGCTCTGCTGACAGAGGCCAacctgcctgcccctgccccggaGACGCTGGGCAGCTCTGAGCCCTTGGTGGGCCCTGTCCGGCAGCGCCCCACCTGCTCCAGTTCCTGA
- the BSCL2 gene encoding seipin isoform X3: MPKEMADPREEEEAGEEEVCRDPIKGSDKEEEPPTASSHGQHWHPGGRAARNPRPEPGARPPALPAMVNDPPVPALLWAQEVGHVLAGRARKLLLQFGVLFCTILLLLWVSIFLYGSFYYSYMPTVSHLSPVHFYYRTDCDSSTSSLCSFPVANVSLAKGGRDRVLMYGQPYRVTLELELPESPVNQDLGMFLVTISCYTRGGRIISTSSRSVMLHYRSDLLQMLDTLVFSSLLLFGFTEQKQLLEVELYSDYRENSYVPTAGAIIEIHSKRIQMYGAYLRIHAHFTGLRYLLYNFPMTCAFIGVASNFTFLSVIVLFSYMQWVWGAIWPRHRFSLQVNIRKRDSSRKEGQRRLSTHQPGAGSQGQEELTQQSDVAEDGEGPEDPSGPEGQLSEEEKPEQQSLSGEEEQEPEASDGSWEDAALLTEANLPAPAPETLGSSEPLVGPVRQRPTCSSS; this comes from the exons ATGCCTAAAGAGATGGCAGACCCAAGAGAAGAGGAGGAAGCCGGAGAAGAAGAGGTGTGCAGAGACCCGATCAAAGGATCAGACAAAGAGGAG GAACCACCAACTGCCTCATCCCATGGCCAGCACTGGCATCCAGGTGGCAGAGCAGCTAGGAACCCAAGGCCTGAACCTGGGGCCAGaccccctgccctcccagccATGGTCAACGACCCACCAGTCCCTGCCTTACTGTGGGCCCAGGAGGTGGGCCACGTCTTGGCAGGCCGGGCCCGCAAGCTGCTGCTGCAGTTTGGGGTGCTCTTCTGCACCATCCTCCTCCTGCTCTGGGTGTCTATCTTTCTTTATGGCTCCTTCTACTATTCCTACATGCCGACAGTCAGCCACCTCAGCCCAGTGCATTTCTACTACAG GACCGACTGCGACTCCTCCACCTCCTCACTCTGCTCCTTCCCTGTTGCCAATGTTTCGCTGGCTAAGGGTGGACGTGATCGG GTGCTGATGTATGGACAGCCATATCGAGTTACCTTAGAGCTTGAGCTGCCAGAGTCCCCTGTGAATCAGGATTTGGGCATGTTCTTGGTCACCATTTCATGCTACACCAGAGGCGGCCGAATCATCTCCACTTCTTCACGCTCA GTGATGCTGCATTACCGCTCTGACCTGCTCCAGATGCTTGACACGCTGGTCTTCTCTAGCCTCCTGCTTTTTGGCTTTACAGAGCAGAAGCAGCTCCTGGAGGTAGAGCTGTACTCGGATTATAGAGAGAACTCG TATGTGCCGACAGCCGGAGCAATTATTGAGATCCACAGCAAGCGCATCCAGATGTACGGCGCTTACCTCCGCATCCATGCCCACTTCACTGGGCTCAG GTACCTGCTGTACAACTTCCCGATGACCTGCGCCTTCATAGGTGTTGCCAGCAACTTCACCTTCCTCAGTGTCATCGTGCTCTTCAGCTACATGCAGTGGGTGTGGGGAGCCATCTGGCCCCGACACCGCTTCTCTTTGCAG GTTAATATCCGAAAACGAGACAGTTCCCGAAAAGAAGGCCAACGGAGGCTCTCCACCCATCAGCCAG GTGCAGGGTCCCAAGGCCAGGAGGAGCTGACGCAGCAATCAGATGTTGCAGAGGACGGGGAGGGTCCTGAAGACCCCTCAGGGCCAG AGGGTCAGCTGTCTGAGGAGGAGAAGCCAGAGCAGCAGTCCCTGAGTGGGGAGGAAGAGCAGGAGCCGGAGGCCAGTGATG GCTCCTGGGAAGATGCAGCTCTGCTGACAGAGGCCAacctgcctgcccctgccccggaGACGCTGGGCAGCTCTGAGCCCTTGGTGGGCCCTGTCCGGCAGCGCCCCACCTGCTCCAGTTCCTGA